The genomic segment GAAAACGAAGCCGCACGCACACCGGGCAATGCCATGACTTTTTCCTCGACGGTGTGAAGTAGCTCGGAAAACTGCGCGTCTTCTTTATAACCGGACGCGCTGGTATCTATCTGAAGAACAAGGACGTTTTGCTGATGAAAGCCAGTAGGAACGTTTTGCAGGTTAATCAGCGTGCGCACGAAAAGCCCCGCGCCAACTAATAGCAATAACGAAAGCGCAACCTGGGCGACGACCAACGTTTTGCCGAACAGGCTTCGCGAAACCGCCGTGGCAGTGCCTTTGCCACCCCCTTTCAGCACCGGATTCAATTCGACCTGAGTTGCGCGAAGCGCTGGAACCGCGCCAAACATAATTGCCGATAACATTGAAATGAGTAGCGTAAACCCTAGCACGCGCGCATCCGGTGAAACATCCAGCGACAGCGGTTCAGAGCCGGAATTGACCATCCGCAGCAGCAAGCGGCTGCCCCACCAGGCGAACAAAATTCCCAGCGCGCCACCCAAACTCGCTAACAGTAAGCTTTCGGTCAGCAACTGACGAATCAGTCGCGCTCGCGTGGAACCCAATGCCAATCGCACGGCAAATTCCGAAGCGCGAGCTGTGGCGCGCGCCAGCAACAGATTGGCGACGTTCGCACAGGCAATCAGCAGGACGACGGCAACCACCGCCAGCAAAATCCTCAGCGGCAAGGAAAACTGGCGGCGCAATTCGGAAATTCCGCTTCCTGCTGACGTGAGTTCGATCCGTGCTGTTTGAATGTTGCGCAGTTTTTCCTCGGACGGTTGCGCGCCTGCGATTTCCCGCAGGTTTTGTTTGAACAGTAGGTTGATCGCGTTTTGTGCCTGTTGGGTCGAAACTCCGTCTTTGAGCCGAGCGATCAAATGCAGCGATTGAAACAGCGGTTTGCTTCGCCCTTTCCAGTAATATGGTGGCAGTTGCTCTTCCATGGCCAGTGGAACCCACAGGTCGGGTGTTTGCCCTACAGTTGTCCCAAAAAACTCCTTGGCGGCAACGCCAATGATTGTGTACGTTGTTTTGCTGATGGTGATGGTTTGGCCGATGACTGCCGGATTTCCGCCAAATCGTTTTTCCCACCAGCGATGATTCAGAACGACGACCGGATGAGCGCCCGGAGTTTGATCATCCGCTTCGGTAAACACGCGACCTGCTGCGGCATTCACCCCCAATGTCATGAAGTATGTGCCGGAAACGGGTTGCGAAACGATCAATTCCGCCTCGCCAGCGGTGCCGTTCAGGTTGACAACTCCATGCACGCCATTTGGAAAACTTTGAAGCGCGGTAGCTTCGGAAAAGACTTCCCGCTGTTGGCGAACTGCTTGATAGAAAGGATAGGAGAATAAATCACAACTTTGATCAGGGAAGCCAACGGTTAGGCCAGCAGATTCTGCGTGGCCAAACAGAACCAATTGCTCCGGAGATTTTACAGGCAGAGAACGCAAGAGCAGAGCATCAACCAAACTAAAAATGGCTGTGTTGGCCCCAATGCCCAGAGCCAACGAAAGCACAGCCACTGCTGTGAACGCTTTTCCTTTGAGCAGCATTCGCGCGCCGTAGCGCAAGTCCTGAAACATTTCATCCTCCAATCTTCTGGGTTGCAGTTGCACGGCGTCCCAAAACGCCCCGAGCGAGTGCCGAAACAAATCGAATTTGTTTTTGAGGTTTAGGCTATCCCATTCCGCCAGTTGCAATTCGCGCCAACGCAACTCGGCTTCCCATTCCTGCCGCCAATCGGCGCGCAACCTGTGCGGAACGATCAAGCCGATGAAGAGAATCAGCCAGCGCCAAAAGCCAAAGCGGGTTGGGAATATCGGTTGAGGCATTTCAGCTATTCGTGACGCAACGCATCCAATGGATCAACCCGCGCTGCGCGACGAGCAGGCAACCAGCAGGCAATCAACGCCACCAACAACAACACGCCCACGATCGCGCCAAACAAGACCGGATCAACGGTGCGAATACCATAAAGCTGCTGCACCATTTGCCGTTGCCAGGTTCCGCGACCGTAATAATCACTGGCCATCAGCCGCTTTATGGCATAAGCGCCAGCAGCGCCTACGGCCAAGCCCAGCGTTACCAGCTTCAATCCTTGCCAGATGATCATACGCAAGACGTTTTCCGGCTGCGCGCCCAAGGCCATGCGAATGCCGATTTCATTCGTTCGCTGCGCCACCGAATAAGCCAGCACGCCGGACAAGCCAATCGCAGCCAATGCCAGCGCCAGCAAACCGAAAAAGCCCAACAACCGCGCGTATAGCCGCTCCTGTGACAGGCTGTTGTCTGAGCGCGTTTTTTGCGAACTGACTTCTGTCACAGGCAAATTGGAATCCAGGTCCCTGACCATCTGGCGCACGCCTGCCGTGAGCGCTGTCGGTTCTCCCAGGGTTCGCAGCGCGAACGACATTCCGCCAAATGGATCGGTTGCCTGTCGCCAGGGCGTATACAGCAGCGGTTCGATCTCTTCGCGCTGGCTGCTGTATTTGTGATCGGCGACGACGCCTACGATTTCAAGTTCGATTTTGTCGTCGGTGTCCGTCACGCGTTTGCCCAGCACATCCGCGCCCGGAAAATACTTTTCCGCGAAGTTATGGTTGACGATGGCGACTTTGGGCGATTGAAGCGTGTCTTGCGGGGTGAAATTGCGACCCTGCAACAGCGGGATTTGCAGTGTCGTGAAATAATTTTCCCGAATGGATTGCCGATTGGCGAGGTGTTCGCTGCTGGTTTTTTCAGTTTCACCGGGCAGCAGAATGTCCGTGTTCCACATTGTGTGCGAAATCAGCGGAATGGCTGCGAACGTAGCCGATTGAACGCCCGGCATTGCATCCAATCGTTCGGCCAACTGCTGAAAAAACTGTTCCAGGCGTTCGCCTTTGTAACCGCCCTGCTTCGGATCAACATTAAACGTTAGCAGGTTTTCCTGATTGAAACCCACATTGACATTTTGCAAATTGGTCAACGAACGAATGAACAACCCGGCGCCTGTCAACAGCAACAGGGACAATGCGACTTGAACGACGATCAAACCTTTGCTCAGTCGCGAAACGCTGCCGGAAGTGCGGCGGCTTTGTTTCAGCGAACCCGCCAGATCGGTTTTGGTTGCGCGCAACGCCGGAACCATTCCAAAAATGATTCCCGTCAGCAATGAAACTCCAACCGTGAATGCCAACACGCGCCAACTGATGCTAGGTTCCACGCCCGTCGGCAGAAAGTCCGTGTCCCGGCTGGCCAATGCAGCCAGCGCGTTTTTTCCCCAATACGCGACCAGGATTCCCGCCGCTCCGCCAATTGCCGCAAGCAACACGCTTTCCGTCAACAATTGCCGCACCAATCGCCAGCGGCCTGCGCCGACTGCCAACCGCACGCTGATTTCCGGGCCGCGCAAAGCCGCGCGCGCCAGCAACAAATTGGCAACATTGGCGCAGGCGATCAGCAACACCATCACGACCACGGCGAACAATCCGTAAATCGTTCTCGAATACAGCTTGCGCATTTCCAGCAAACCGCGTCCGCCGGTTTGGGCAACCAGGTTTGGATAATCCTTTTGTTCGATTTTTGCCGGTTCGTTGGCTTTGCGTGGCGCTGGCATCATCTCCAATGCAGCGGCTTGAAACGCGCCGTTCAAACTATCGCGCGCTTGTTCAAACGTCGCTCCGGGTTTCAATCGCCCCATCGAATGAATCCACCAGATGTTTCGGTTGTCTTTGTTCACCAACGCGGATCTCGCCCCCAATAAGCTTGGCTCGAAATTCAGCGGAACCGTCACGTTCGGGTTTTCGCTGACCTGCAATGTTCCTGTAAAGCTGGGAGGCGTGACGCCGATAATCGTGAACGCGATGTTGTTGAGTTTGAGTTGCTGGCCGACGACGTTTGGGTCTGACGCAAACCGTTCCGCCCAGTATTTGTGGCTGAGTATGACGACGGGCGTCGAAGTGACGTTGTCATCGGCGTCGTTGATCGCTCGACCCAGAATCGGTTGTACGCCCAAGCCCGTGTAATATCCACCGGACACCGCTTGTCCGCGCACGATTTCGGCCTGGTTGTTGACCACCGCCGTCAGTTCATACAGCGGCGCAAAGTGGAATAAATCGCTCAACGGGCTGTTGCTGGATTCCGCCCAGGCTTGATGCATGGTTTGGATCAGCTTGTAAGTGAAAATGGAGGCGTTGCGCCTATTTGGATTTCCTCCGATGAACGTGCCGCGCATCCCGTCCGTTCTGAACGAGCGCCCGGATTCCCATTCAAACAACACCAATCGTTCCGGCTCATACACCGGCAACATTCTCAACAACACGGTGTCCACCAAACTGAACTGCGCGGTGTTTGCGCCAATGCCCAGCGCCAGGGAAATAATGGCAACAATGGTGAAGCCTTTGTGTTTGAGCAACATTCGCCATCCGTACCGCAAGTCTTGAAACATTTCGTCCTCCAATCGTTTCGGTTGCAACCAGAACGCATCCACGAACGCGCCCAAACTGTGCCACCACAATTCCAGCTTGCTTCGCCAATGCAGATGATCCCAATCGGCCAACATCATTTCGTGGTACCGGAGTTCGGCTTCCCACTCCTGCCGCCAATCGGCGCGCAAATGGCGCGGAACAATCACGCCAATAAACGTGATCAGCCACAGCCATAGACCTTTTCGATTTTGTTCGCGCACAATGCCACCTCAGCTTTCAAATCCGCCGGTTTGGTGCGCCGGTTTGCCCGTAGCCACGGAGCCGACCTGTTCCAGCAGCCGGAATCGTTTGCGCGCTTCGGCCAACGCCTCGCTGCCATCGCGTGTGACTTCGTAATACTTGCGCGCTGGACGCTGTTCGGCTTGGGCGACTTGCTGAGATTCCCATTTGGAAATGACATAACCGGCGTCTTCCAACCTTCGCAGCGCAGGGTAAACCGTTCCGCTTGCTAACCCCGTGACCGTCATGATTTCAAAGCCATACCGGTAACCGTTCTCAAGCACCTGTAAAATCAATGCCATCGTGTAGGACAAATAACTCCTGGGCATTTTTTGCTCCCATATGAAAAGTGATTCTGTTTTGACTAGATGCCTACTTGTATAATTATCTACATAGAGTGTCAAGCCAATTCTCAATTTTTTAGTTTTTGGGGAGAATGACTGAAGTTGCTATTCGTGGAGAAGCGCTGCCGTTGGATCAATCCTCGCGGCTATGCGAGCAGGCAACAGACAAGCCAACAGCAATCAACGTTGCCGAGATCAACTGGTGCTGCGCCAGAGTAAATCCAGCTTGGATTGCCAATTCAATTTGTCCCAGTCCGTAAGCATTGCCTCGCGGTGCCGCAATTCGGCTTCCCACTCCTGCCGCCAATCGGCGCGCAACCAGCGTGGCACAATCACGCCGACCAGAGCGATCAGCCAGAGCCAGAAGCGAAAGCGTGTTGTGGTTGCTGAACCGGGCATTCGTTTTACTCGTGCCGGAGCGCAAGAATTGGGTCAACCCTGGTGGCTCGACGCGCAGGCAAGTAGCAGGCCAGCGCGGCCACCAGCAGCAAGACCAACGGCGTCGCAAGAAAAGTCGCCGGATCAGTGGCCGTCACGCCAAACAACAACCCGGCCAACACACGCGTTAAGCCAAAGGCGGCCAGCAAGCCAATTCCGACGCCGCAAAGCGCCAGGCGCATTCCTTGACCGATCACCAGTCGCAGCACATCGCGCGGCTCGGCGCCGAGCGCCATGCGCGTCCCAATTTCGCGGGTACACAGGGCGACGGATTGATGCATCAACCCGTAGATGCCGACTGCGGACAGCAGCAACGCCAGCGCAGAAAACAATGTGAGCAGCCAGGTTTGAAAGCGTCGTTCAGCCACCCGCTGATCAAGCAGGCTTTCCAACGAAGCGATGCCGTTGACCAAGACGGTTTTATCAATCGCGCCAACCTCATTGCGCACGACCGGCGCAAGCTGGGTCGGCTCGCCCGTGGTGCGGATCAATAAAATCAGTCGGCGTTGTAGGTTTTGCATGTAGGGCAGGAAAAGTTGTGCGATGGATTGGCGTTCCAGACTCTGGCGGCGTGTATCCCCCACGACTCCGACTACCGTCAACCATGGATTCGTTGATTGTGCTGGACCTAGTTTGAAGCGCTTCCCCAGCGCCTCTTCGCCGGGCCAGAACCGGTGTGCCATGGTTTCGTTGATAATGGTTACTGGCGCAGTCCCCTGATTGTCCTGCGCGTTGAAGAAGCGTCCTTTGCGCAAGGGCACGCGCAGGGTTTGAAAGAGACTCTCGCCGATCACATCTCGCCGAAACGGAATGCGCGCCGTTGCCGCAGCTTCCGGTGGCCCCCCTTCAATGGTGATCAGCCCGTCAGGATTACCGTTAATGAAAATCTCACTGGCCAGGCCAATCGTCTCAACGCCTGGCAACGCCGCCACACGTTCGCTCACTTGTTGATAAAAGGCGCGCCATTGCTCGGCCGTACCATTGCGCGCAGGGGTAAGCTGCATACTCAGCACCCGTGCTGGATCAAAACCAGGATCAACCGCTTGCAGCTTGCTGAAGCTGCGCAGGAGCAGGCCCGCGCCTGCCAGCAGCAGCACCGCCAGGCCGAATTCAGTGATAACCAAAAGCCCGCGCAGAGTGCTACCGTTCGTACTCCGGCCCGCTTTCAACGCCGTGACGGGTTGCGTTTGCGAAACCTTCAAAGCCGGCGCCAGGCCGAACAGCAGCCCGGTTAGTAATGAAACAATGATGGTGAAGACCAGCACTCGCGCGTCAATCGCGACGCCATCCAAACGGGGAAGGTTCGCCGGGCTAAAGCTCAGGACGGCCTGGATGCCCCAGTGTGCTGCGAAAAGACCGACTGCCCCGGCCAGCAAAACCAGCAGGCCACTTTCCGTGAGCAATTGTCTAATAAGCCGCAGGCGGCCCGCGCCGAGTGCGATGCGAATGGCCATCTCGCGCTGGCGAGCAATGCCACGCGCCAGCATCAAATTCGCGACATTCGTGCAGGCGATGAGCAGCACCAAAACCACCGCGCCAAATAACATCCAGAGGGCTAAGCGCACATTGCTGCCAGTGTACTGAAGCTCGAGCGGGACCAAATTGATACCCAGGCCTTTGTTGGTGTCCGGATAAGCTTGCTCCAGCCGCTGGGCAATGGTGTTCATTTCCGTCTGCGCCTGTGCGAGTGAGACATTCGCTTTCAGTCGTCCGATCACCTGCCACGAGCCAGTACCGCGCTGCGCTTTTTGTGTCTCCCAATCAGGAAAGAGCGTTTGCGGCTCCCAGATTCGATTTTCTCCATCGGGTAAAATGCTCTTCGGCATCACCCCGATCACCTGCGAACTCATGCCGTCAATTTCGAGCGTTTGGCCCAGGATTTTTGGCGACGCGCCAAATCGGCGTTGCCACAAGCCGTGGCTCAGGATTACGACTCTCAGCCTCTGTTGCACTTCGTCTGTCGTGAACGTGCGGCCCAGCATTGGCGCGACGCCCAAGACCGAGAACAGACTTGCCGAGGCGCGGATGCTCATGACTTGTTCGGGCTCAGCCGCGCCTGTCAACGTCACCGCTGTCGGATCGAAGACGGCAAAATCTTCAAACGATTGGTTCTGTTCCCCCCAATCCGCCACATTGGAATAAGCGG from the Acidobacteriota bacterium genome contains:
- a CDS encoding ABC transporter permease, translating into MPQPIFPTRFGFWRWLILFIGLIVPHRLRADWRQEWEAELRWRELQLAEWDSLNLKNKFDLFRHSLGAFWDAVQLQPRRLEDEMFQDLRYGARMLLKGKAFTAVAVLSLALGIGANTAIFSLVDALLLRSLPVKSPEQLVLFGHAESAGLTVGFPDQSCDLFSYPFYQAVRQQREVFSEATALQSFPNGVHGVVNLNGTAGEAELIVSQPVSGTYFMTLGVNAAAGRVFTEADDQTPGAHPVVVLNHRWWEKRFGGNPAVIGQTITISKTTYTIIGVAAKEFFGTTVGQTPDLWVPLAMEEQLPPYYWKGRSKPLFQSLHLIARLKDGVSTQQAQNAINLLFKQNLREIAGAQPSEEKLRNIQTARIELTSAGSGISELRRQFSLPLRILLAVVAVVLLIACANVANLLLARATARASEFAVRLALGSTRARLIRQLLTESLLLASLGGALGILFAWWGSRLLLRMVNSGSEPLSLDVSPDARVLGFTLLISMLSAIMFGAVPALRATQVELNPVLKGGGKGTATAVSRSLFGKTLVVAQVALSLLLLVGAGLFVRTLINLQNVPTGFHQQNVLVLQIDTSASGYKEDAQFSELLHTVEEKVMALPGVRAASFSMFLFNQGGWSGAAFTRDSTSTKSQAQDSGNSISNNVVGLNFFTALDLPLLQGRTFGPQDTAQSSRVAIISQTMAQQFFPNQSPLGKRFSMNPDFKDEFEIIGVVRDAKYGSLDEAPRPMAYYPNTQNHTYLNNFEVRFSGSPDALVPAIRRAIKEANRNLPIDEVATLSDHIDRSLVQQRLIAKLSAFFGLTALLLACIGLYGILSYAVARRSHEIGIRMALGAQAGNVLWLVMREALMLVIIGLVVGLIASLVLTQMTSSLLFGLTPSDPLTIAMAVTVLIAIAALAGYLPARRATKFDPLTALRHE
- a CDS encoding ABC transporter permease; the encoded protein is MREQNRKGLWLWLITFIGVIVPRHLRADWRQEWEAELRYHEMMLADWDHLHWRSKLELWWHSLGAFVDAFWLQPKRLEDEMFQDLRYGWRMLLKHKGFTIVAIISLALGIGANTAQFSLVDTVLLRMLPVYEPERLVLFEWESGRSFRTDGMRGTFIGGNPNRRNASIFTYKLIQTMHQAWAESSNSPLSDLFHFAPLYELTAVVNNQAEIVRGQAVSGGYYTGLGVQPILGRAINDADDNVTSTPVVILSHKYWAERFASDPNVVGQQLKLNNIAFTIIGVTPPSFTGTLQVSENPNVTVPLNFEPSLLGARSALVNKDNRNIWWIHSMGRLKPGATFEQARDSLNGAFQAAALEMMPAPRKANEPAKIEQKDYPNLVAQTGGRGLLEMRKLYSRTIYGLFAVVVMVLLIACANVANLLLARAALRGPEISVRLAVGAGRWRLVRQLLTESVLLAAIGGAAGILVAYWGKNALAALASRDTDFLPTGVEPSISWRVLAFTVGVSLLTGIIFGMVPALRATKTDLAGSLKQSRRTSGSVSRLSKGLIVVQVALSLLLLTGAGLFIRSLTNLQNVNVGFNQENLLTFNVDPKQGGYKGERLEQFFQQLAERLDAMPGVQSATFAAIPLISHTMWNTDILLPGETEKTSSEHLANRQSIRENYFTTLQIPLLQGRNFTPQDTLQSPKVAIVNHNFAEKYFPGADVLGKRVTDTDDKIELEIVGVVADHKYSSQREEIEPLLYTPWRQATDPFGGMSFALRTLGEPTALTAGVRQMVRDLDSNLPVTEVSSQKTRSDNSLSQERLYARLLGFFGLLALALAAIGLSGVLAYSVAQRTNEIGIRMALGAQPENVLRMIIWQGLKLVTLGLAVGAAGAYAIKRLMASDYYGRGTWQRQMVQQLYGIRTVDPVLFGAIVGVLLLVALIACWLPARRAARVDPLDALRHE
- a CDS encoding PadR family transcriptional regulator is translated as MPRSYLSYTMALILQVLENGYRYGFEIMTVTGLASGTVYPALRRLEDAGYVISKWESQQVAQAEQRPARKYYEVTRDGSEALAEARKRFRLLEQVGSVATGKPAHQTGGFES
- a CDS encoding ABC transporter permease — translated: MKLSPDSSQPRFRFWLWLIRFVGLIVPRRFRTDWRQEWEAELRHREELLAEWDKLTTKTKLDLLWRSTSAFWDALWLQPRRWEDEMVQDLRLGIRMLITHPGFTIIAVLTLALGIGANITIFSVVNAALLRPLPYPDADRLVFLWSEASAQNIHERASAYSNVADWGEQNQSFEDFAVFDPTAVTLTGAAEPEQVMSIRASASLFSVLGVAPMLGRTFTTDEVQQRLRVVILSHGLWQRRFGASPKILGQTLEIDGMSSQVIGVMPKSILPDGENRIWEPQTLFPDWETQKAQRGTGSWQVIGRLKANVSLAQAQTEMNTIAQRLEQAYPDTNKGLGINLVPLELQYTGSNVRLALWMLFGAVVLVLLIACTNVANLMLARGIARQREMAIRIALGAGRLRLIRQLLTESGLLVLLAGAVGLFAAHWGIQAVLSFSPANLPRLDGVAIDARVLVFTIIVSLLTGLLFGLAPALKVSQTQPVTALKAGRSTNGSTLRGLLVITEFGLAVLLLAGAGLLLRSFSKLQAVDPGFDPARVLSMQLTPARNGTAEQWRAFYQQVSERVAALPGVETIGLASEIFINGNPDGLITIEGGPPEAAATARIPFRRDVIGESLFQTLRVPLRKGRFFNAQDNQGTAPVTIINETMAHRFWPGEEALGKRFKLGPAQSTNPWLTVVGVVGDTRRQSLERQSIAQLFLPYMQNLQRRLILLIRTTGEPTQLAPVVRNEVGAIDKTVLVNGIASLESLLDQRVAERRFQTWLLTLFSALALLLSAVGIYGLMHQSVALCTREIGTRMALGAEPRDVLRLVIGQGMRLALCGVGIGLLAAFGLTRVLAGLLFGVTATDPATFLATPLVLLLVAALACYLPARRATRVDPILALRHE